ATGTCTTCCAAAAGACGTTTAATTTCTTCTTTGTTTGTTCCGTCATAAAAACCACGAACACGTCTTTTTTGATCTACTAAAACAAAATTCTCTGTATGAACCATATCATACAACTGATCCGGACGACCTAGTTTAACCGCCAGATAAGATTTTCGGGCCATCGTGTATATCTCTTTTTTATCGCCTGTAACTAAATTCCATTTACTATCAACAACGCCATATTTTACAGCATAAGCTTTAAGAACAGAAACACTGTCAACCTCTGGAAAAACAGTATGAGAAAGCAACATTACTTTTGGATTGTTTAGGACAGCTTTTTGAACATCAACCAGGTTGGTAGACATTTTTGGGCAGATTGATCCGCAGGTTGTAAAAAAGAAATCTGCAACATAGATTTTCCCTTCGTAATTTTTTTGAGTAATAGTATCGCCATTTTGGTTTACAAATGAAAAATCGGCAATAGTATGATATTTACTTTTATATTGAACAGTGCTGTCAACCAATTCTGGATTTACATCGGCAGGATTATAAATCGGCAATGTTTTTTGTGGCTTTAATGCAGAATAAAATAAAGATATAGTGACAACCGAAAAGACAATTAAAACAATAAAGAATTTGCGGTATTTGTAAAGAAACGATTTCATAAAAATAATTTGGCGCAAAAATACAAAAAGAGCATTTTAAAAGCTGCAGCTATAACACTTTTTAACAGAGATCATTTGGTTTTGTTGCCACGAATTGCACGAATTTACACGAATTAAAATTTAAAGTAAAGATTTTCTATAAAGTAAAAATTCGCGTAAATTCGTGCAATTCGTGGCAGAATCTTTTAAACTTTCGGTTTTCGGATGGATTTATTAACCAGATATATTCCGGTTAAGGTGACCATACTACCTATAATGATCGCCTGTGTGAGCATTTCTCCAAAAATAAGCGAACCTAAAATCATAGCAACTATAGGATTGATGTATACATAAATACTACTGATTTCTGTTGGAAGATGCTGTAAGGTATAAATGAAAGCGATAAATGTAAATACCGAACCAATAATGACCAAATAAGCAATCGACCACCAGGAAATATTTGGTATCTGGTCTAAAGAAATGTTCATTCCTAAAGGTTCTGTAATACCATAAAGAATAAAACTTGAAATAAGCATTTGAAGTCCTAAACTAAAATACGGATTGAAACTTGCTGCCTTTTTCTTTGTGTGCAGTATTCCGAAAGCCCATGTAATGGTTGAAAGAATAGTTAACAGAATTCCGAATTGAAAATCGGGTTTGAAAAACTCTGTTAAATGATCCATGAAAATAATACAGATTCCTCCAAAACTGATTAAAATCCCGGTTAGTGCCAGTTTAGCAACTCTTTCGCCTTTAAAAAAATTGATCATAATAATCCAGACCGGAAAGATAGCGCTGATAATAGCGCCAAGACCCGAGCTGATGTATTTGACTCCCCAGGTACTTAAACCATTGCTACATACAAAATTTAAAAATGCAAGAATGAAAATGGTACCCCATTGTTTTCCTTTTGGCCATGGTTCTTTTTTGAAAATAAAATAAGCAACATAAAGGATTCCTCCAAAAAACTGACGAATTGTGGCTAATTGAAGTGCCGGCATGTGTTTTACTCCTTCTTTTGAGGCCAGCCAGGTTGTTCCCCAGGCAAAACTTACCCAGCACAGGGCGAGAATTGGGAATCCAATAGCTTCGATTTTTCCTGAAACGACATTCTGAATTTTTGCTTTCATATTGATTTATATTCAATTAGCAAATATTCCAAAAACAATTTCATTTATTGTAAGAAAAACAAAAGTTAATTCATGAAAAGATTTAATGATTTCTATTAATCGGATGTAATAAAAATACTTCTTTTTATGTATTAGAAAAATTTTAACATATAATATCAAAATTTAACAATAAGTTTGTATTCGCACTAAAAACTTAAATAATAATGAAAAGACAACTAAGCAAACCATTGTTTTGTGCTTTTTCGGTAATGTTTTCATTGACTGCCGTTAATGCTCAGGACGCAACTTCAAAAGAACCGGGTATAAATGTTTCTTACATGGATACTAAAATTAGTCCGACTCAGGATTTTTTTAAATATGTAAACGGAAGCTGGTTAAGCAAAACAGAAATCCCAAGTGACAGAACAACCTGGGGAAGTTTTAATGAGTTAATCAAAAAAACAGATAAAGATGCAATGGCAATTTTGAAGGAAGCTTCAAAAAATCCAAAGTACAAATCTAATACAGATCAGGGTAAAGCGATTAATTTGTTTAATACTGTATTGGATACAGTGGGTAGAAACAAAAGAGGAATTGAACCTTTGAAGCCTTATCTGAAAAAGATCGATGCAATAAAAAATGTTGC
The sequence above is drawn from the Flavobacterium sp. N2038 genome and encodes:
- a CDS encoding SCO family protein; this encodes MKSFLYKYRKFFIVLIVFSVVTISLFYSALKPQKTLPIYNPADVNPELVDSTVQYKSKYHTIADFSFVNQNGDTITQKNYEGKIYVADFFFTTCGSICPKMSTNLVDVQKAVLNNPKVMLLSHTVFPEVDSVSVLKAYAVKYGVVDSKWNLVTGDKKEIYTMARKSYLAVKLGRPDQLYDMVHTENFVLVDQKRRVRGFYDGTNKEEIKRLLEDIDFLCKE
- a CDS encoding DMT family transporter, which translates into the protein MKAKIQNVVSGKIEAIGFPILALCWVSFAWGTTWLASKEGVKHMPALQLATIRQFFGGILYVAYFIFKKEPWPKGKQWGTIFILAFLNFVCSNGLSTWGVKYISSGLGAIISAIFPVWIIMINFFKGERVAKLALTGILISFGGICIIFMDHLTEFFKPDFQFGILLTILSTITWAFGILHTKKKAASFNPYFSLGLQMLISSFILYGITEPLGMNISLDQIPNISWWSIAYLVIIGSVFTFIAFIYTLQHLPTEISSIYVYINPIVAMILGSLIFGEMLTQAIIIGSMVTLTGIYLVNKSIRKPKV